The genomic stretch TATTTATGGAAACGTAAGCAGTTAGTTGGATGATTGCCCAGGGGCCTTGGCATTGCAGGTActtaaataaatcaaatgatCCAGAAAACTAGAATTATGAGAGACCTTCATTTGCACTGCCACCCCTCCCATACCCACTGGCAAAGCTAAAGGGCAGGGAGGACCCCCATCCCTTGCAAGGGGAGGAGTGCCAGAGAATAAGGGGAGAGAGCCAGCCAGGCATGCCCAGTGTTTAGGGAAACAGAGACCTTGTGGTGTCATGTTGGGGGTAGAAATAGACCATGCCCCAGAAGTAAGACATGCTGCTTAGATTACTTCTGATGCAAACTTGTCATCTAGAATCCAGGCTGTTCCTCAAGACTTTGCACTGAAGCTTCCCTGAAGCATAGAGgcaagaatatacattttaatcaggttttggttttcattattttatcattttactaaACATCTTTATCCCTAtggcttgttttttaaaaatctgatgatATTTCAGTTTCAGACATTTCTCAGAAGTTTTCCCCAGGAAAGCCTAATCCTACTTGAGCATAAGAAAGAAATGCAACCCCACCATCTAAAAATTCAGGATAAAGACAAAAAGGACTAATTGAATATTGATCAAAGAAAGCTGTCTTGTTTATTCCTTACTTTAATATTCCTTCTTAAAGCAGACCTtatcagcctggcctctattctGTTGGACAGATCTACCTACCAGCAAGAttagcaagaaattggaaaatgcTACAATAAGATATTTAGATGGTAAGTCTCCAAAAGTGGAGTCATATCTGCTTCCTGGTTTAGTATGGCTACTTGGAGAGACTGATGAATGTTGTAGCAATTATCACAACAGCAACACCAGCAGACATGCAGTGAATTACAGCTCGAATGCATTCAAGATGGACTTTACCTCCGTGAGATTTAATTAAATGCACTACATATAAATAGTCTCATGTGTCCTACTTCCCTATCCCAGTAAGAGTAACCCTGGACTTACAGACTCTTGCTCTGCTGCATAACCAGGTGTTGATTTGAAAACTAAGAACAACTAATAAAAGTTAGACCCAAAGGAAAAACAAGCATTCTGGGCTGTCACCTCTGTCACCTTCTTTGTGTCTCTGCGGATTTTATCCTTTTATAAACATAACCCTCACTGTCCAGAACAGTGGAACACAAAATTTTTCCCATACCACTTATCAACAAAATTTTAACCCACTGAAAATGTGATAGCTGGCAAGACATGATCTTGTTAATTGAAATTCAAATGCTGATGGAATAAATTTGACATTGGGGAAGGTTAGGATGTGGAagtgaggagagacagagaggaaatgcCCCATATTGTCACAGTTAGCTTTAAAAAGACCCTCAAAGGTGTGTCCTCACATATTATTTGGCTGGTGTGTCCCAACCAGCCAAAGCACCTaaccttcccatcaccatttacaATGGGGACTGCCCCACCCAGCTGCCTTACAGAGGGGAACGCCAGGCAGCCATGCTCTGTCACCTGTGAGCCACACTCCAGCTCCCCACTATTGGGCCACCGTCCCCTGGACCAGAGGGAACCACCCTCTAAGCTGGACATGTGACTGTGTGGGAGTCCAGTGTGGAAATGACTGCCAAAGCAAGAAAGCACTGAGCAACTCAGATTGTGCCACAGGTGTAAATGCAGAAAAGTCATGAGATAGAAAAGAGACAAGGGCCCAGAGAGCCCAAGTCATGAAGGATTCCAATGTGAGTAAGAAGAAGCTAAAGGACCAAAAGGGTCAGGGAGCAGTTCtcaggaaaaggaataaaatgaaaagacaccaAAATGAGATATAATTGGAAAGTCACATTAAAGGCACTGCAACAGGGAGAAGATCCAAGGTCCTCTGGTTTCCAAGGGTCTTGAATCTCGATGGACCTTTAATTCCAGTCTCAGAGAGAACTAACCGCATCAGGTTCTGTTCCACCCAAAGGCCCGCTTCCTACATGGCCTTGTATCTGAGAtatgtatttagaaaaataaatgtgaaaactaAGATGCAGATGAGCTAGGCTGATGTTTTTCTGGTGGGCATATTAAAGTCTCCTTATGTGACGAGCATCAAGGGCAGTGTAGGAATGCTCAAGATGAATTTACTTTTAACTGTCAAGTGCAATAGAACTGTTACCATCAGCATCTTGAGatgcaggcaaaaaaaaaaaaaggataattaaaCCCAGCCTTTCAAATAAGCATGGTTGCAAAGGTTATAAAACACTGCAGTGTTGCCAAACTTGATGAAATCAATTTCCATCCGGTTGCAGCAAAGATTGctgaaaccaacaaaatgaagaggATTAATAATTGGTATTAATAGCTTATATAAGTTAATTTGCTTATTTGTCTAAAGAAAATTAGCCAAACAATGCATTAAATAGAAGCCCTGCACATTACACAATATAAAGTATTTACTTCCTATTGTTTAAAAAAGTGAGGCATGTGAAGTTTGAGGAAATCTAACcagttaatgaaaacaaaatgagaatcCCTCTGTTTGTCAATAAAATGAAGTCAATTTGATGGGTGCAGAGAGGGCATCTTAATGACTTCAAAGGCACTGAAACATAAAGGGTAGCacataaaatatatctaattgacttaaaatgaaatggagataatataaGTTCATGTTTTTTGCAGCACTTGCTGACTACCAGGTCTTAGGAATCATTACTTGATTCTTCAGCAATGATTAGGAGGTGGATGGAGGACAAAGAATATGCACAAACAAAACACCAAAGGATTTTGTGAAAAGTATCCTGTGGCTCATTTTAACAGGTATGTATTGTTGAGCAAAGCCACGGCTCACCTGCCACCGGCCCTATTATAGGAATCAACGTTGGGCGTAGTAGGAGGGGATGGGGAGTTAATGGCCTCCAGTGcccagttttttttatttacaatcaTATCTCTTTTGTCACGTGTCTGGGACACATTCAGTTCTTCAAGGGCTAAGTTGTTCACTTTGAGGACTTTTGGGCTCTAggcttctttctttatttttcatcccTTCTTacctattcatttttattaaggaTTCTGCCAGAGGTTGGTTTCTAACTGTTCCCTGAAAAGGATGAATACATCAAAAACTGGCTACAATTTCAGAGTCTTAgaaatttatcataaaaattagGCAGGAGTTTAGTACATGGAGCAAAACCAGAGGTGGAGAGTATCAGATTCTCAAACAGGATAATATATTAGATTGCAAATCCATCTCCTACTTGTGTCTTATAAATAATTCATCTTCACACCTACTGACCCCTCAAGGTTATTCACCCACTCTCTATCCAAGAGAACCAGAGGAGTAAAAGCCCTCTCATTCCGTAACCCGGGTCTCAGTGCATTTAGGATGTCAGGGCATTCTAAACCCTGGCTGTAATGGCCACAGCTCCTCAACGAGAACCTGGTGGGCCAGGCTGGACTCTGAATTGAAGGTGGCACTGCTGATCCCAGCAGAGATTCTAAAAGAGCAGTCACTGCACAGCCCCTCCACACGTGTGGTTTTCCTACTTGCCTGTGCAAATCTCAGATTACCCATCCCCTCCAGGCACGGCAGGCTTCTCTGAGGACAAGAATTAAATACTTATTAAGATTCTGCACGTGCGCCCTGAGAACTAACTGCACCCCACATACTTCAGGGCAGTCCTCGCATTGTTAGCACAAACACTTATCCATGTCTGACAAGGGACTTCAAACCACTTCAGGTAATTGCATTTCCAGAGCAGCCATTGATATAGGAATGGGAAAGATTTGGCTTTGCCTCTTGCCTCACTGAAAATGTAGATAAGATCTAgcattcttgcttttttttttttgaatcaaaGTCTTGCCTCAAACTATTTAACTGTTTTCTTCCTAACCATAAACTCCGTGTTTTGGGCTTGTCCCTTCCCTTGCAGTGTGTGCTTCATTATCATTACCTTATTAAAGCATGGATTATCTTTCCACTTAATTAAACTCGCTTTTCACTTTGAAACATtgcattaaaagagaaaaatactaatgTCATGTAGAATTATTTCACTAATCTATTATATATCAGTCAAATAATTGCTCCCTGCCCCAGGTAGTTGAAGATGACACATTGTTACAACTATAATCAAAACCTTCCTCTTGTCTTTCCTCAAATTCCAGAATTTTTAAGGCCAGGGAAGTACAAAAGAGCCAGATTTTGAATAGGGCTGAGAAAAGATCTTCTAAAATCAATGGTAGACATTTGGATTTCTGATTAGTTACAAGAAAAGACTCATCAAAAGAAATGCATATTTACCTAAGTTAGGCAAAATGCTGGgttattctgtattttacatttcaactgagttgtatcttcattttcctttgttggGTGAGCTGTAGCAGAACTTTCCTTTAGCATCTGTCCACATCTCTGACCAAGGCATCTTCAGTCCACCAGTGAATTTTGGCCTAAATTCATTAgttaaaatgaggataaatacATAATAGTTTGAATCCATTTCTGACTCAAGATTGATttcataataaatgtaaaaatatttagaaataacaaACGACTATTTCCAATAATTCTTCAGAGGGCACATGGAAAGAGCGCAAACAAGAAAACATTCTCAGAAAACACTGCCTTCTTGACTGGTTTATAGCAGAGTCCTAAGGAGTGCTGGGCCCTTCAGATCTCAAGGAAAAGGCCACGAGTGGGATTCAAATCATGCAGGGCATTGAATAATAGGTTGACCAATGTAAGAACAACAACAATCACAAAAACTAGAAAAGCATTTGAAGCTGCCCCCTTTTAAGGCAGTTTCTCAAGTTTCTCATTCACCTAAGGATAATGGAAACAGGTCTGTACTGGATGGAGCCCAAGATCCTGGAGAATGAGCATTGCTGAAGGATTCGTGCACTCAGCACACACCCATCTAGTACCTGGGACACACTACTAATTCTAGAAGTCAGTGTCCCACCCACCTCATGTTCCAGCCTTTCCCTTCATATTTCTTTACATTTGCAAACTGGTGTTGGCTAAACAAAGTATGATCTATGGAACCCAGATGCTTGTGGAAGAAAAGCTGCTCTTGTGGAGTTGACAGGAAGTGCTGCATACTCTCTGGACTCCTTAGGGATTTATAATGCACATTGACCAAAAGAGACCACGGTGGGAATTGCAAGAGGCAGGGGAGCTCCTCTGACTGGATCTGTTTCCCTCTAGCTGTGTGGTTAGGGCAAGTTTGTGCAGCTCCGGAGGGCTCGGCCTGATTGTCTCCAATGAGACCCCTTCCTCAGGTCCCTTAATGACTGCACCCCAGCACAGCTTCAGATGGTGGGAAACTGAGCAGATGCTTCTGGCTGCCCACCCACATCTGTTTCTTGCTCCCTTTTAATTCCTGTGTTGTTCAGATACTTACCTGCTGTCCACACATGACTAAGGGGACAGTGAGCTCTCTTTAGCTGTATTAAACTGAGGGTGACCACATCTTGCTTGTGATTTGTTGGGATCCTGGGTGAAAGAGaccttcttctcttcctggtgAGTGTCCAGCAATACTTTCCACCATGCCACCACCCCTATCTACTGCCCCGGACACTGGGTGGGCAGAATAGGACAGCAGTGGCCAtctcctcaccagaggacatgggGGAGGTGAGAGTCAAAAGAACAGTGGAGAATGGAGCTAAACCCACAGGATTAAGTCCACCCTAGAACCTACTCTCCCTCTGAATTTCCAGTTATGTGAGACAATACACTTATTTACATCAGTTTGATGGGGGCTCCCTGTCACTTGCAGCTGAAGTCATCCTATCCTGACAGATACCACACTCTATGAAAGGTCCCCTCTCTGTTAGACCCTCAACAACTTTATCAGAATATATCTCCAAAACTGTTTGCTCCATGTTGCTAATTCtcttttgaagaatatttttaggTTCTGCCCTCCCTGTGGATGCACTCACCTTGCCCTGGCTTTGCTTCTTACTGCCTCATTCAGCCATGACTCACAGGGAGTTTAGTCAATGGTCAGAACCCTGGTCATCCTTCTTGCCTGGAagagcccccaccccatccctgatGACCAGGTTTCCCAAAGTTCCCACATGCCCCAGGCTTCCCAGGACCATTCCCGACACGGCAGCTCTGCCAGGTCAATGTCCTCCAGGTGCTCCCAGCCCCTTACCTGGGACCAATTTTCATAGACCAGAAAAGGATATGTGCGGAGGTTTAGGAATCGTGATTCTTCAGTTTAAGCATCTCCAGCCTTACACCGAGGGCCTGCACAATTGTTTCTAAAATGATGGCCAAAGACTACCAGTATCAGAATGACCAGTGTTGTGATTGGATGCTTGTTAAAAATGCGTATTCAGGATCAGGCTGCCAAAGCCTTGTTTTTCACAGCCCAATCCTGGTTATCTCCTGTTGTGGATTACTCTAAAGACAGCTCAGGGCCAAGGAAATGAGGAAGGGATGGGGAAACAGACAGGATTATGAAGTCAAAGGGAAAAGTGGACAGTGTGAGAGTACTGTTTCAGGCACACAGCGGTGGCACCACGCCTAAAGCAGACTCAAATTATGGAAgccttttgttttccagtttccaCAACTTTCATCTTTGGGCATCTGCCGCCAGCCTTTGTTTTCCGTCAGAGTGTGCACCCAGGCACATCTAGCATCATGGTGGAGCCCTCCACAAATCACAGGGtccagggaaaaaataaaacatccaaaATCCAAAGATCAGAGCAAAGTTTTAGAAGATGGCAATCTACCTGTCACAAAGATTTTGCATAAGAGTAATTTCACAAACGTGAAGTGTATTTTCCTGATTCCACACCTCACCTTCCAAGTCCATGCCAGTTCACACTGCTCTTTCACACTTTGCAGGGCTTCATAAATTCTTTCCCAGTGAGAAACAGAAACCTCCCCCCCTTTTCTCTTGTTATGAAATATGTTTTACACAGTGACTGACATGACAGAATGCAgattatatggaaaataatgcctGCAATTTCTGACGGCTAACTTCACTGAGTTGGGTTTAGAAGAGTTTAGATATAGCTGGggggaaaattttttttggtaccatttttttcttttttcttttcagatcatAATTGATGGACAGAAATTCCAAGTTTATTCTAGCATTCAGGCCTATTCAAAATGGACCTTTGACAGGCCATTCCCTCAGACCCTCCTCATATTCATAGCTAATTCCCTTGTCTCCTTTATATACAACAAATTTATACATTCCCCTCCCCAACAGCACCCACTCCCCAGTTCCCACTGGACATTTTGACAACAAAATACTTTTTACCTCTTGCTCACTAGAAGCAGATAAAATTAGTCTGAGGTTTCTTTTACTTGGCCACGCCAGGTCCCTATGTAATGgactaaaaaaaatccatgtaatGGACTCTAatgattagatttattttttgtattctagtttttaaattacattggAGACACTACATAGAGTCAACTTATAATGCAGAAGATGTTCACGTGAAAACTCAAAGGTCAAGTGTTGGAGCCTAGGCCTTCTGGTCCCCAACATCACACTCACCTCTTATTGTCTAGTTCAACGGCTCCCAAAGTGGCTATGTATCAGAATCAGTTGTGGGGTTTGTCAAAAATACAGATTTTCTGACACAACTCAGACACAACAAATCTAACTTTTTGgagttccattttatttatttttcttttctttcttttcttcttcacctTCCTCTTTGTACAAGCTTCCTGAGTGATCTCATACAGCCAGCAGGGACCCATTTACTGAAGGCATTTGAAAAGCACTTCTCTGGTCCAGTGGTTCTGGAGTTTGTGTGGGCATCAGAAGTACCTGGAGGCGTTATTAAAATGCTGGCTgaacccccagagtttctgattcagtatgtCCAAAatggagaatttgcatttctgagaaGTTTCTAGGTAATGCTGATCCTGTTGgttggggaccacactttgagaaccatggCTGTAGCCCAGGTGACCCGTGCACACACTTATTAGTCATTAGCATTCCAATTATGTGGCCAAGAAGTGGGCTTCAGGGGAAGGAATAGTCCTCTCACATCAAGAGTGACACACCTGGATGGACATCACTGCCAGctgagagctttttaaaatttttttttatttaagtgtcacaggttcaattcccagtcagggtacatgcctgggttgcaggccatgacccccagcaacctcacattgatgtttctctctctctctctctttcttcctcccttccctctctaaaaataaataaataaaatcttttaaaaaattattttaaaaattatttaaaattttttttatttaacattcaaTTTGGGGTTAGGCTTGCACTGCATCCCAGATCTACCAACCACCATCTCCAGGATGGCCTGGGAATTTTATTGTTCTGGAGTCACCCAGAAGACTCTGATTTAtccccaaaatttgaaaatgttgcCTTGGATGAGCCAGACTTATGAGTCCACAAAAAACctatactaaaaaaattatgtgttgtTTCTCTAAAATTCAGATTTAATGGATCATTCCACATCTTTATTTGGAAATCTGGCACCCCTATTTACCAGGCTGTCATTGCCAGGAGTCTGTTTCCTCTGTGTGTTCCCTCGCTCAGCATAGCCCTGTTTTAAATGCTTATGGAGTAAAATCCATGCAAACGTGATGTGTGGGggtgaagaagagaaaattaagatgtttccttagaaaagaaaaaaatacacacaaagaaaaattcGTTTATCTagataacagaaacaaaatcagaaagaagTGTCTGCTAATGGTTTTTTTACCAGACAATTCATCAATTACACAGTCAAAAGAAACCCTGAGGAATGAAAAGACAGCAAAGATGGTATTAAAATGTTCCAAGTAAAGCCATATATAATTAATTTCAAACAAGCATAACTATGAAAACTCAAATACTTCAAGGTGCTGAGTGAAAGGTGGGATGAATATACATCAGGCTTCAAAACTGATGCTTGCAGGTGAGTCTGTGGTTCAACCAGAGACGGGGAGATAATGatgtcctctccctccctgcattATTAGAAGCTAAAGAGTCTTAAGTTGAAAGGCTCCCAGTGTGtcatgagaaaaaacaaacacacagcccAGAACCTGACAAGAGCACATAATCACTAAGAGACTGAATCAAATGAgtggaacaaacaaaacagaagaaaaattcactgatgcagaaaacaaagaaaataagtgaagTGGCAAATGCTTGCACAGGCTGAATAGCCGCCATcagcaccctgcccctgcaaAGCCAGCAGCTTCCTCCTAATGCAGGTTCACCATTGCAGAGGTCAGCACTTTTACTGTAAAGGAAAGTCTTTTAGATTTTGTGGACCATCCGTGCTCTGCTGCACCAATCTACCCATCTTTCTGCTGTCACATGAAAAGagtcatagacaatatgtaaatgaaaagacaggactgtgttccaataaaactttattcacaaaattTGGTAGTTCCTATGGACTAAATGTTTGCCTGCCTGCAACTctaattcatatgttgaagcctaaATTCCtcatgtgatggtatttggattTGAGACCTTTGAGAGATAATTAGATCGTGAATgtagagccctcatgaatgggaatGAAGGGAATGGagctctctccctgctctctgccttGTGAGCCTCCAAACTGATGGTGTTCTACAAACCGGGATGAGGATGCTCACCAGACCACAGTCTGCCAGCATCTTGACTTGGACTTCCCAGCATGCAGAACAGTGAGGATTAAAAGTTGTTGATTCAGCCACTCAATCAACGGtatatttgttacagcagtctaGCAGACTAAGAACAGTGAGCCATgtttggcccatgggccacaaTTTGCCAACCCCCCTCGTAGGTGAGTGCACGTGGCAAGGACGGAACCATTAATGGGTTCTGTGGAGCACTCAGTGTGCTCATGGTGGGTGCTCAATGCAAAAACAAGAACCCCATTAACTCGTCACTATCCGTACAAAGGCAGAGTGTCTAAAGATCACCCCAAAGTGTAAGGCAGGAAATCAGGAgtctaggaataaaaaaaaaggtggtcATTTTAAATTCTGAGACTGTTatacaagggaaagaaaaggaaacgaGGGGACAAAATGGTTTAGGATGTTTTTACAAAGGTTCTCTTTGCGGCCCTGCCATTCAGACAGAAGCTGACTATGTGGGCCAGGTTCTCGGACTTCACTCTGCTACTTCTGAGGATACGTCGTGTGGTAAGATACCATCCATCTtgatcagggaagttttctgaCCACCTCAATTCACTAATTTTGCATTTAGCATCCTAAGAAGTGTACTTCcccaaagggaaaataaagactaAGTCACTTGGGCAtgaaattttatactttaagcCAGAAAACAATCAGCCAGGATGCATGGAAAACATCTCTGCAGTGACCTCCTTTATGACACTGGTAGACGTGTTTCTTCTGAGATCTTCATGAAAGTCAAGAAACACACACCCATGCATTTTACACTGTataatttaaaagctttattcccctcccccacacacaatTAGCAAATGAGTTTCATAGTAATTCAACTGgagtttttcctcctttacttGCCTTTCCCATTGGCTACACATGGTCAGGGAAATTGCTTTCTCTTCAGGGGAAGGTTTGGATTTCCTAGAGACACTCTGAACTAATCCCAGAATAAGAGGATCTGAGCCAGCAGCCTCTGAAGGAGTCAGTGAGGTCAAGGAGTCCTTTCAGCTAAAGGACCAATCGGGCAGGGACAATATCAGCTACCACAACCTGCCCATTGTAGATGCTGGCAGGATCCTCCCTGCAAAAGTGATATAATGCAGCCTTTTTGACCAGGAAGCCTGGAAGCAGATTATGCCCTCAGTCTGGGCCACATTCCCTTCCTCAATTCCATGGCCTCATGCAAGAGCATTttagctaagcaaacaactgtaCTCCTCATCAATTGCAAGATTTGTCTTTGCTCAAAAGTTCACTGTTTACACAGTTTTCAGTTTGTGCTTCAGAGggctggtctctgcccctcctgggaATAAAGGCATCACATCAATGGAAGCATGAAGACCCAGGCAAGCGCTGGCAGGTAGAGTGTGTGGGCGCTGCTCCCAGACGTTCTCTGAGCGTGCATTACAGCAAAGACCGCATTAGTGTGGTTGGTGGGTAGTTCCACATTGCAGATCATTCCTTCACAGCAAGACCTGCACTCCTGTTACAAAGTGAAgaggggaggagaatgggagaatGAAGAataggaagaagagggaagggaaaaacaaaaaagagaaaggcttCTCAAGCTCTGTCTGAGGACAGACAGAATGAATGAGGTTGGTTTTCCAGTCTGTGAGTCACCCAGGCCCTTTGGTAGCATTCCCTCTACTGACCTGAAAATAAGGACCATCTGGAGAATCTTTCTATTTTAACTGTGACCTATCTGTATCAACCCAAACATaagcaaaggaaagaagaggaaggaaaactgaaTTAGATGGTCTGATTGAGTCAATAAATCTTCTAAAGGCTTGTAAgggaaaatactgaaataaaaatgaaagctagGAACACCCTGGATTGGTCATTGACTTCCTTTCTCCCTATTGTCTGTGCTGACACCTGATGGCTACCATTACAACAGCAGTGGCTTGCTAATTATGGCTGCTGAGAGGTGACAAATACTTGCTCCCACATAGCACTTCTCAGGGGAAGCCATTTCCTGTCATAATACCTGGTAAAAATGCCTTAACCTGATAATCCTAGCCATTCATAGAGACTTCCAGAATGGCTAGGTAAGATAGAGGTAGTGACTCTTATGTATCTTTATCAGTGGTTTTCAATCCAGGCTGCACATCAGAATATCCTTGGGGAACTTAAGAAAAAAACCGTTCCTGATGCCCAGGACCCCACCCTGAAGTCCTGTCTCTGCTGGTCTGGGATGCCCCTGCCCCATCACAGCTCACAACAGCCCTCAGGAGCGTCTCCGTGCAGCCAGAGCTAGAAGCCACCAGTGTCAGCACCGTTTTCTGTACATACAGGCTATAGCAGATCCTGAAACCTTGTCAAATTAACACActttcaagtaattttttctCAAACATTTCAGGATTCTGGACATATAAAAGAGTAAAATGCTCATGTAGAATGGTAGAATGAGAAAATCAGAGTGATCTAGAGATCTAAAATGTATCTAGAGTTCATCGTATGAAACCAAGTTTAACTTTCAGATTCTTGCTTCTTCATCTAAGCAGAGATAGTGGGCGAGACAAGGTCTCCTTGGTAAAAGATGCTGCCACCTTCCTCCTTCCACTGTCCAGCTGCCCAGCACAGAGTTCTTGGTGATTTCTGGCCAGACCCAGAATAGGTGAGCAGAGCCTACTAGCACTCATCATTACCACATGGAGGGTTTATTCTCAGGCTTCTGGGCATGACTGCAGGAAATCCACCCAAAGCCGAAGGTCGAGGGTCTAGCTCTGGAGTCTGGGAACTACATTTCACTTTCGGTAACATTATTTTTGTTGAAGAACAGAAACTCTGCAACTTCTCTTTGGTCTCACTGCATCACTATAAAGAAGTCTTTCCTCACAGTATAAATATGTTCAACATATTATTtatccttcctgcctctccatGACATATGACTAACCATCACTAGCAAGAAATCTTAGGACAATAACTTTACATGCAAAACACTGCTTACTGTATGTTCAGAATCTCGGCTGTGGTGGCAGCCGACAAAATGACATTCACTTCTGGAGGCACACTTTTTGGTGATTGATGTACTTCTTCCATGACTGGTAAAGTGATGGACTGTCAAACAGTACTGTGTATCTaggcaggaagaaaagaaaaggcaacttCATTTTTTGCATTGTAAAAGAGAAACTCTCAACAATCATGTCAGAAATGACTAAAATTCAGGATGATCCTTAGGTTTCTAGGCAAGAAATACAATAGTAGAGAACGCAAGGGTTTCTaggtggtatttttaaaaaggcattagCTTCTGAAGCACACGTGTATTGTGCACatgaatatagccctggctggtttcctctgttagttggagcatcatccagtacacaaaaagtttgcaggtttggtccccggttggggcatgcatgggaggcaacctatcaatgtttctctctca from Phyllostomus discolor isolate MPI-MPIP mPhyDis1 chromosome 4, mPhyDis1.pri.v3, whole genome shotgun sequence encodes the following:
- the LYPD6B gene encoding ly6/PLAUR domain-containing protein 6B, which gives rise to MLPLGHALAVAVVQIFIFSENRALAKNINFYNVRPPLDPTPFPNSFKCFTCENAGDNYNCNRWAEDKWCPQNTQYCLTVHHFTSHGRSTSITKKCASRSECHFVGCHHSRDSEHTECRSCCEGMICNVELPTNHTNAVFAVMHAQRTSGSSAHTLYLPALAWVFMLPLM